From the genome of Azospirillum sp. TSA2s, one region includes:
- a CDS encoding sugar phosphate isomerase/epimerase: MPDFKKRDFSGDHRWLSINTATVRKQGDLVEILDACTRRGIRAVSPWRDQVAAVGLDATLRAVRAGELALSGYCRGGMFPADPSKAAEVRDDNRRAVDEAATLGAACLVLVVGGLPQYSRPGSAVSKDIALARAQVEDGIAELLDYARKAGMPLAIEPLHPMYAADRACVNTMAHALDLCDRLDPVGSGALGVAVDVYHVWWDPDLEAQIRRAGKERLMAFHVCDWLVPTTDLLLDRGMMGDGVIDIPRIRGWVEECGFAGYSEVEIFSQNTWWEKPMGEVLDTCIDRHRSVV; encoded by the coding sequence ATGCCCGATTTCAAGAAAAGAGACTTTTCCGGAGACCATCGCTGGCTGTCGATCAACACGGCCACCGTCCGCAAACAGGGCGATCTGGTGGAGATCCTCGACGCCTGCACCCGCCGCGGCATCCGCGCCGTCTCGCCCTGGCGCGATCAGGTCGCGGCGGTGGGGCTCGACGCCACGCTGCGGGCGGTGCGGGCGGGGGAACTGGCTCTGTCCGGCTATTGCCGCGGCGGCATGTTCCCGGCCGATCCGTCCAAGGCGGCGGAGGTGCGCGACGACAACCGCCGCGCGGTGGACGAGGCGGCAACGCTGGGCGCGGCCTGCCTCGTGCTGGTGGTCGGCGGGCTGCCGCAATATTCCCGGCCCGGTTCGGCGGTCAGCAAGGACATCGCGCTGGCCCGCGCGCAGGTGGAGGACGGCATCGCCGAGCTGCTGGACTATGCCCGCAAGGCGGGGATGCCGCTGGCGATCGAGCCGCTGCACCCGATGTATGCCGCCGACCGCGCCTGCGTGAACACGATGGCCCATGCGCTGGACCTTTGCGACCGGCTGGATCCGGTTGGATCGGGGGCGCTGGGGGTGGCGGTGGACGTCTATCACGTCTGGTGGGACCCGGATCTGGAGGCGCAGATCCGCCGCGCCGGCAAGGAACGGCTGATGGCCTTCCATGTCTGCGACTGGCTGGTGCCGACCACCGACCTGCTGCTGGACCGCGGCATGATGGGCGACGGCGTCATCGATATTCCGCGCATCCGCGGCTGGGTCGAGGAGTGCGGCTTCGCCGGCTATTCGGAGGTGGAGATCTTCTCGCAAAACACCTGGTGGGAGAAGCCGATGGGCGAGGTGCTGGACACCTGCATCGACCGCCACCGCAGCGTGGTTTGA
- a CDS encoding TetR/AcrR family transcriptional regulator: MDSLTDAPDAPEPVPPSPSQSAAPVKVTRDPEGTRARIMAAATEEFARYGLGGARVDRIAEQAGTNKRMLYYHVGNKEELYLAVLEDAYAHIRETERTLNLDKLAPPEAIARLIGFTWQYFIDHPEFMALLNTENLHRAELLKTSGQVQSMHSPFVQMIADVLARGVDQGVFRAGVDPVQLYISIAGLSYFYLSNVHTLSVIFGRDLLADPAKEERLAHMVELVLQSLRP, encoded by the coding sequence ATGGACAGCCTGACCGACGCACCCGACGCACCCGAACCGGTGCCGCCTTCTCCCAGCCAAAGCGCCGCGCCGGTCAAGGTGACCCGCGACCCGGAGGGCACGCGGGCGCGCATCATGGCCGCCGCGACGGAGGAGTTCGCGCGCTACGGGCTGGGCGGCGCCCGCGTCGACCGCATCGCCGAGCAGGCCGGCACCAACAAGCGCATGCTCTATTACCATGTCGGCAACAAGGAGGAGCTGTATCTGGCGGTCCTTGAGGACGCCTATGCCCATATCCGCGAGACCGAACGCACGCTGAACCTGGACAAGCTGGCGCCACCCGAGGCCATCGCCCGGCTGATCGGCTTCACCTGGCAGTATTTCATCGACCATCCCGAATTCATGGCCCTGCTGAACACCGAGAATTTGCACCGGGCCGAATTGCTGAAGACTTCCGGTCAGGTGCAGTCGATGCACTCCCCCTTCGTGCAGATGATCGCCGACGTGCTGGCGCGCGGGGTGGACCAGGGGGTGTTCCGGGCCGGGGTCGATCCGGTGCAGCTCTACATCTCCATCGCCGGGCTGTCCTACTTCTACCTGTCCAACGTCCACACCCTGTCGGTGATCTTCGGCCGCGACCTGCTGGCCGATCCGGCGAAGGAGGAACGGCTGGCCCATATGGTGGAGCTGGTGCTGCAATCGCTGCGGCCCTGA